From the Halorhabdus utahensis DSM 12940 genome, one window contains:
- a CDS encoding UPF0175 family protein, translating to MLGDDAPGSSGGSGPGSVDPTQPLVMLVQRLQQATSATFDDPEQFIEGIIEELLELPPEQRFEDGADVLKEHFVEEFGSLDAFDVQFPVASAILFTFLEQLLNQWAAKIARKALEVDPRHRNALLLVLAVVDVLQDVMEVIQAGIQSDDTTGEDSLPPLELNEQEKYQLGSVAIASYARLYREIKRDQNGKRLSRDALATDVLYGESGLTEVLHPNVEYPAIEELSSEERARLAIRRGALRVYKESDISVGRGAELARMTQEQFVNLLEQNDVRPNYGPDTVEELHSGPDLMNE from the coding sequence ATGCTGGGCGACGATGCTCCTGGTTCCAGTGGCGGGTCGGGCCCCGGATCTGTTGATCCAACCCAGCCACTGGTGATGCTCGTCCAGCGCTTACAGCAAGCTACCTCAGCTACGTTCGATGATCCAGAGCAGTTCATTGAGGGAATTATCGAGGAATTGCTGGAACTACCACCAGAACAGCGATTCGAAGACGGTGCAGACGTTCTAAAGGAGCATTTTGTCGAGGAGTTCGGAAGCCTGGATGCGTTCGACGTCCAGTTCCCCGTCGCTTCAGCGATCCTGTTCACCTTCCTTGAACAGCTATTGAACCAGTGGGCTGCAAAGATTGCCAGGAAAGCCCTGGAAGTGGACCCTCGTCATAGAAACGCACTTCTCCTCGTCTTGGCTGTCGTGGACGTACTCCAGGACGTAATGGAGGTGATCCAGGCAGGAATACAGTCCGACGATACGACTGGCGAGGATTCCCTTCCACCACTCGAACTAAACGAGCAGGAGAAGTATCAGCTTGGATCAGTGGCGATCGCCTCCTATGCCCGTCTATACAGGGAAATCAAACGAGATCAGAACGGGAAACGGCTGTCTCGTGACGCGTTAGCCACCGATGTACTCTACGGCGAAAGTGGTCTAACTGAGGTGCTGCACCCCAACGTTGAGTACCCTGCAATTGAGGAACTGAGTAGCGAGGAAAGAGCGAGGCTCGCCATTAGACGTGGCGCACTGAGAGTATACAAGGAATCAGACATTTCGGTTGGCCGTGGCGCTGAGTTGGCCAGGATGACTCAGGAACAGTTCGTCAATCTCCTGGAACAAAACGATGTCCGTCCGAATTATGGACCTGACACCGTTGAGGAACTCCATTCTGGTCCGGACCTAATGAATGAATAG
- a CDS encoding ATP-dependent nuclease has protein sequence MSMRISSFSVRNYKAIKEQTLEFGEYNIIIGKNDVGKSSVLEAIDLLLKFDTPDKSDFHMLDESNTIILCCEFEEISDTLKEMLTDDYLDGDNLSITARYTSSSGRTPDGLYINGEEIESGAIQIDEEELSKSDSREYIKEQLSETVTVLAERDHESETSLTQGSWLTRVMSPVFSSDNLNEQKQKIRSELEDELEEIKASLNEVLSDQHSHINDVQIELGDIDLSKAVSPKIEVRDDNVDEWMPLSERGSGVGNQFILSMMKSYADSELDDGYYVLYEEPENSLHPSAVREMDQALREIASQGNQVIITTHSQSLIDTHENGSLIVASNDDGEAEFKHVKDDGFEAIEAIGAKNSDILQSDYVLYTEGASDAAVIEVICQHEFDDWDGINVTVQPAGGGNLRHQLENMKHINRNSGILIDSDRTSEGGELGDQSALLVDEADRIDLDRWVLERREIENYFHADAIEDVLEVSESINIGHYDEAEDILEDYNYDDGKVQNARDIAQVMYEIGVDDEFSDLKSIVEEAFDGV, from the coding sequence ATGTCGATGAGAATTTCGTCTTTTTCCGTTCGGAACTACAAAGCAATCAAAGAGCAGACCCTCGAATTTGGAGAGTACAACATCATAATCGGGAAGAACGATGTCGGGAAGTCATCGGTGTTGGAGGCCATAGACCTTCTTCTGAAGTTCGACACGCCGGACAAATCAGACTTCCATATGCTCGATGAGAGCAATACGATTATACTTTGTTGCGAATTCGAAGAGATCTCCGACACTCTGAAGGAAATGTTGACAGACGACTATCTCGACGGTGATAATCTTTCGATAACGGCCCGCTATACGTCTTCCAGTGGACGGACGCCGGACGGGTTGTATATCAATGGCGAGGAGATTGAATCGGGCGCTATACAGATCGACGAAGAGGAACTCAGCAAATCAGATTCCCGTGAGTATATCAAAGAACAGTTATCTGAGACGGTGACTGTCCTTGCCGAACGCGACCACGAAAGCGAAACATCCCTAACTCAAGGGTCATGGCTGACCAGAGTGATGTCCCCCGTGTTTAGCAGTGACAATCTCAACGAACAGAAACAAAAGATTCGTTCCGAACTTGAGGATGAACTAGAGGAAATCAAAGCCTCACTGAATGAGGTACTCTCCGATCAACACTCACACATAAATGATGTTCAAATAGAACTCGGAGATATTGACCTTTCTAAAGCTGTCTCACCGAAAATCGAGGTTCGAGACGACAACGTAGATGAGTGGATGCCACTCTCTGAGCGAGGCTCCGGTGTGGGGAATCAGTTTATTCTATCGATGATGAAGTCGTATGCTGATTCAGAACTTGATGACGGCTACTACGTGCTTTACGAAGAACCTGAAAATTCGCTCCATCCGAGTGCGGTCAGAGAAATGGATCAAGCACTCCGAGAAATCGCGTCACAAGGAAATCAGGTCATCATCACGACTCACTCACAATCTCTGATTGATACTCACGAGAATGGTAGTCTCATCGTTGCGTCGAACGATGATGGGGAAGCAGAGTTCAAGCACGTGAAAGATGATGGATTCGAAGCCATAGAGGCAATCGGCGCTAAAAACAGCGACATCCTCCAGAGTGACTACGTTCTGTACACAGAGGGAGCCTCTGATGCTGCGGTTATTGAGGTTATCTGTCAACACGAATTTGATGATTGGGATGGTATCAATGTTACAGTTCAGCCAGCAGGCGGAGGCAATCTTCGACATCAACTAGAAAACATGAAACATATTAACCGAAATTCCGGTATTCTCATTGATAGTGATCGAACGTCTGAGGGTGGTGAATTGGGCGACCAATCAGCCTTGTTGGTAGATGAAGCAGACCGAATTGACTTGGATCGATGGGTTCTGGAAAGGAGGGAGATAGAGAACTACTTCCACGCGGATGCGATTGAAGATGTGTTAGAGGTTTCAGAATCCATCAATATAGGACATTACGACGAGGCAGAGGATATTCTGGAGGACTACAACTACGATGACGGGAAAGTCCAAAATGCCCGTGACATTGCACAAGTAATGTACGAAATAGGGGTAGATGATGAATTCTCCGACCTAAAGTCAATCGTTGAGGAAGCTTTCGACGGCGTATAG
- the pglX gene encoding BREX-5 system adenine-specific DNA-methyltransferase PglX produces MDNIQDTSAGLNQTSADSHMEGDSTTPRKAQLDKEEREHLEDVVTEMRERVEANVRYQLEEYDLEERPNKDTSLSDEEEGLVEAIKLEAVDGNDWDDGYEQYITGVGYTIVNRLAALRCMEVRDFIDDEVTRFREDGLTPAADRLVTEEFMLEEEAVLEAYRNACDDLAEEIEILFDRSTAYSLIDPDDDTFEDLCVMLDEVPNEVWRADDVLGWIYEYYNVKLLDDLRRKGERQGLEPEDVPPANQFYTPHWVVRMLTDNSLGKLYLEDTGELQNVVDSQESITPQERKNRPLSPEKSAELADFCTYIVPSEEGGKPPEFGEPADIRVIDPACGSGHFLLYAFDILERIWRKETKVDHKDIPRKILKHNLYGVDLDMRACQLAAFNLYLKGRTRTEAEGGSDFEMPKVSIVCADAKIADIEGIEDVFDEVISNSSSIKSALSEDDVEEALNNIVRSFEDIHGLGSLLDVRGTLGEMFSDDSEGLQLTFEDDFTADYTLSGFLHTLQEAIAEHDNNESFLAQDLRSFIRLIDILAQEYDVALMNPPYGSRKRMPDEVTEYVEEHYRYNPEYYINFFEVCDNITKENGRIGMLIPRSFMFKKWFKQFREDFVGGEGVFDFLAEFGLGILDNATVRTAATVVRSGVEGDDTGSFIRLYDVESESKEEAFLDTISKSDDIKRKRLYNVQLSEFSIVPETPLSYSIPSEIRYLHDTDLKIDAEVAEIDGNSISTIATGLQTGNNDRFLRKHWESISDDFRPYAKGGADAWIIPPAIHTVNFNGGGREIRAAGRARFQNSQFYGKEGLSWTYIKDTGRRFGYLPEGYVFDVAGSMVFPEEDYSPWRLMSVLNSDLYHCLFLSLTPERQWNQGDVGRIPWISDLDDEEELIDISKEQYQLMISQRVYDPTSPFYIGPALLPDQSNVEFFYNHPVLDKIEEISKTDFSGSNPAVSVTEAVQKAQQRKSRKSSQLEQLATQVDEIIYDELEIQDKVRQKIISEIALRTGEDPENREISSALVESVGDTQHQIKLLLHHFAVESIQQKSDGIVPISSERGHPNIFDAVKERIENAYEGHAEDRLAEIDDLLGSRSADEEAYPNIRHWVSNDLFEFHTDTMENTPIIWKMTTSGLTSDREEDGFACFIDYKQLDAALFDRLSNQYLEPRKAELREQRSAANQRQNNESLSSTERAEATEEFEFCTNALEQIAVFEEVIQELAMANTRDWDQSKQNIASNLESKVKDFREKTEKRLRLLEKLAQKDDVSLADIFTKTFYPTAQQEREEWTGSLKELEEACRAYSRDASEPVEAHYYDYLSYFDEVIGSTHFASNGILFMTYYFEDGTKYLEDGTPKEDLSEEGQILAELAVGLEDYINLAEEINEDCERLTKSIPSNWEDRALSEILTQGYQPKYKHGVEINIIPLSDKNIVPDIVEDKVI; encoded by the coding sequence ATGGACAACATTCAAGACACTTCCGCGGGTCTGAACCAAACATCGGCTGACTCTCATATGGAAGGGGATTCTACGACTCCACGAAAGGCCCAACTCGACAAGGAGGAACGCGAACATCTCGAAGATGTCGTCACCGAGATGCGCGAACGCGTTGAGGCGAACGTTCGCTACCAGCTCGAAGAGTACGATCTTGAAGAGCGTCCCAACAAAGATACGTCCCTGAGCGACGAGGAAGAAGGTCTCGTTGAGGCCATCAAACTCGAAGCCGTCGACGGAAACGACTGGGATGACGGCTACGAGCAGTATATCACGGGCGTCGGTTATACCATCGTCAATCGACTCGCTGCCCTTCGCTGTATGGAGGTTCGTGACTTCATCGACGACGAGGTGACGCGATTCCGTGAGGATGGACTCACGCCGGCGGCCGACCGATTAGTCACCGAGGAGTTCATGCTCGAAGAGGAGGCCGTCCTCGAAGCCTATCGAAATGCATGCGACGATCTCGCCGAGGAAATCGAAATTCTCTTCGACCGCTCTACTGCCTATAGTCTGATTGACCCCGATGATGACACTTTTGAAGATCTCTGTGTGATGCTTGACGAGGTTCCCAACGAAGTATGGCGGGCCGATGATGTTCTTGGATGGATTTATGAATACTACAACGTCAAACTCCTTGATGATCTTCGACGAAAGGGAGAACGTCAAGGTCTAGAGCCGGAAGATGTTCCACCCGCTAACCAGTTTTACACCCCACATTGGGTTGTTAGAATGCTCACTGACAATTCACTGGGCAAACTATATTTAGAAGATACAGGGGAACTGCAGAATGTCGTTGATTCTCAGGAATCAATCACTCCTCAAGAGCGCAAAAACCGTCCCCTGTCACCTGAGAAATCAGCAGAGTTAGCTGATTTTTGCACCTATATTGTACCGTCTGAAGAAGGAGGTAAACCCCCTGAATTTGGCGAGCCTGCAGACATTCGCGTAATAGATCCAGCTTGCGGTAGTGGCCACTTTTTGTTATATGCCTTTGATATTCTGGAACGTATTTGGAGGAAGGAAACGAAAGTCGATCATAAAGATATACCTCGTAAGATTTTGAAACATAATCTCTATGGCGTTGACCTTGATATGCGAGCCTGCCAACTCGCTGCCTTCAATCTCTATCTGAAAGGGAGGACACGTACTGAAGCAGAAGGTGGCAGTGACTTTGAAATGCCCAAAGTGAGTATTGTTTGTGCAGATGCGAAGATCGCCGACATAGAGGGGATCGAAGATGTATTTGATGAGGTTATTTCCAATAGTTCGAGTATCAAATCAGCTCTAAGTGAAGACGATGTCGAAGAAGCCTTAAATAATATTGTAAGATCTTTTGAAGACATTCACGGCCTTGGTAGCCTCCTCGATGTTCGAGGAACCCTTGGAGAAATGTTTAGTGACGATAGTGAGGGGCTTCAATTAACTTTCGAGGATGATTTTACAGCTGATTATACTTTAAGCGGTTTTCTACATACACTACAGGAAGCTATTGCAGAACATGATAACAACGAATCGTTCCTTGCACAGGATTTGAGAAGCTTCATTCGGTTAATCGATATACTCGCTCAGGAATATGATGTTGCTCTGATGAATCCCCCCTATGGGTCGCGAAAACGGATGCCCGATGAAGTAACTGAATATGTTGAAGAACATTACAGGTACAACCCCGAATATTATATAAATTTCTTCGAAGTCTGTGATAACATAACAAAAGAAAACGGCCGTATCGGTATGCTTATCCCCCGGTCGTTTATGTTCAAAAAATGGTTTAAACAATTCCGAGAAGACTTTGTTGGTGGAGAGGGGGTTTTTGATTTCCTTGCTGAATTTGGGTTAGGAATTCTTGATAATGCTACTGTCCGTACAGCTGCTACTGTTGTTAGGTCAGGAGTTGAAGGGGATGATACTGGATCATTTATTCGGCTGTATGATGTTGAAAGCGAAAGCAAAGAAGAAGCTTTCTTGGATACAATCTCAAAGTCAGATGATATCAAAAGAAAAAGGTTATATAATGTTCAGCTATCTGAATTTTCGATCGTGCCCGAAACTCCCCTGAGTTATTCTATACCTTCGGAAATCCGGTATCTACACGACACTGATTTGAAAATAGATGCTGAGGTAGCAGAGATCGATGGAAACAGTATCTCTACGATTGCAACAGGCCTCCAGACGGGTAACAACGACCGGTTCCTACGAAAACACTGGGAATCAATCTCTGACGATTTCCGCCCATATGCGAAGGGAGGTGCAGACGCTTGGATTATTCCACCAGCCATCCATACGGTGAACTTCAATGGAGGAGGAAGGGAGATCCGCGCTGCTGGACGTGCCCGATTCCAGAATAGTCAGTTCTATGGCAAAGAAGGGCTAAGCTGGACATACATTAAGGATACAGGGAGGAGATTTGGCTATCTGCCAGAAGGTTATGTATTCGATGTTGCCGGATCAATGGTATTCCCCGAGGAGGATTACTCTCCTTGGAGGTTGATGTCTGTTCTAAATAGTGACCTATATCACTGTCTCTTCCTTTCATTGACTCCAGAAAGACAGTGGAACCAAGGTGATGTTGGCCGAATTCCTTGGATCAGCGACCTAGATGATGAAGAGGAGCTAATAGATATTTCCAAGGAGCAGTATCAGCTAATGATTTCCCAGCGAGTATATGATCCTACTAGTCCTTTCTATATCGGCCCGGCCCTATTACCAGATCAATCAAATGTCGAATTCTTCTATAACCATCCTGTTTTAGATAAAATCGAAGAAATTTCAAAGACCGATTTTAGTGGGTCGAATCCGGCAGTATCGGTTACTGAAGCAGTTCAAAAAGCGCAACAACGGAAAAGTCGAAAGAGTAGTCAGCTTGAACAACTTGCTACCCAAGTAGACGAAATAATCTATGATGAGCTGGAGATACAGGATAAGGTGAGGCAGAAAATCATCTCTGAAATAGCTCTTCGCACAGGAGAGGATCCAGAAAATCGTGAAATCTCTTCAGCTCTGGTGGAATCCGTTGGAGATACTCAACATCAAATAAAGCTTCTACTTCATCATTTTGCAGTTGAATCTATCCAACAGAAAAGCGATGGGATTGTGCCAATTTCTTCTGAAAGAGGTCATCCGAATATCTTTGATGCAGTTAAAGAAAGAATCGAAAACGCATATGAAGGACACGCTGAAGATCGATTAGCGGAAATTGACGACTTACTTGGGAGCAGATCAGCAGACGAGGAGGCATATCCGAACATTCGCCACTGGGTCAGTAATGACCTATTTGAGTTCCATACCGACACGATGGAAAATACACCGATCATCTGGAAAATGACCACTTCTGGTCTGACGTCAGATAGAGAAGAAGATGGATTCGCCTGCTTTATTGATTATAAGCAACTTGATGCAGCCCTATTTGATCGTCTAAGCAATCAGTATCTTGAACCACGAAAAGCAGAACTCAGGGAACAACGTTCTGCTGCAAATCAACGTCAAAATAATGAATCACTTTCCAGTACTGAGCGAGCAGAAGCTACTGAAGAGTTCGAGTTTTGTACGAATGCTCTTGAGCAGATAGCAGTATTTGAAGAAGTGATTCAAGAACTTGCGATGGCCAATACTCGAGACTGGGATCAAAGCAAACAAAATATAGCCTCTAATTTAGAGTCTAAAGTAAAGGATTTCCGTGAAAAGACCGAAAAGCGTCTCCGTCTTCTTGAAAAGTTGGCCCAGAAAGATGACGTAAGCCTAGCTGATATATTTACGAAAACATTCTATCCTACTGCACAGCAGGAGAGAGAAGAGTGGACAGGATCACTAAAGGAACTCGAAGAAGCCTGTAGGGCCTACAGCAGGGACGCGTCAGAGCCTGTTGAAGCACACTATTATGATTATCTCTCATATTTTGATGAGGTAATTGGGTCAACCCACTTTGCAAGCAACGGTATTTTATTTATGACATATTACTTCGAAGATGGCACTAAATATCTGGAAGATGGGACACCGAAAGAGGATTTATCCGAAGAAGGCCAGATCCTTGCGGAACTAGCAGTTGGCCTTGAAGACTATATCAATCTTGCAGAAGAAATTAATGAGGATTGCGAACGGCTTACGAAGTCAATCCCTTCGAATTGGGAAGATCGAGCATTATCTGAGATCTTGACACAGGGTTATCAACCCAAATATAAGCATGGTGTAGAAATAAATATAATACCTCTGTCAGACAAAAATATTGTACCGGATATTGTTGAGGACAAGGTGATTTGA
- a CDS encoding TATA-box-binding protein yields MTQGEICQLLSELSGSATQEKIAELAQEKYPDRTLAAYVGEFLHIMKEKGLVEIVNGYWKITDMDSVPKIEHRIDELDAVISEETLRNDCGITISNLVGSLRLERELDLGALNSDLENTDYHPETYPSMIYRPDIDSSMSVLTPSSGRLAIVGAKNKEELLKGVDDFLGKLAMLGIDVDKNTNDLLVQNIVGDFDIGREIDLSALSIALGLENIEYEPEQFPGIIYRGGGNSTVLLFNSGKCVITGSKSYLELVQARDDIIRILSKHGLETDLEEYNVISSEENGSDSSKE; encoded by the coding sequence ATGACCCAAGGAGAGATCTGTCAGCTTTTGTCAGAACTGAGTGGGAGCGCAACTCAGGAAAAAATAGCTGAGCTAGCCCAAGAAAAATATCCTGATCGCACACTCGCTGCTTATGTTGGGGAATTTCTACACATAATGAAAGAAAAGGGGCTAGTGGAGATCGTCAACGGGTATTGGAAGATTACTGATATGGATTCAGTACCGAAAATTGAACACCGAATCGACGAACTTGATGCCGTTATTAGTGAAGAGACTCTAAGAAATGACTGCGGGATTACTATTTCAAACCTTGTTGGTTCACTTCGATTAGAGAGGGAGCTAGATTTAGGGGCCCTCAATTCAGATCTGGAAAATACAGACTATCATCCGGAGACATATCCAAGTATGATCTATCGTCCCGATATAGATAGCAGTATGAGCGTACTAACTCCTTCGAGTGGGCGATTAGCTATTGTGGGGGCTAAAAACAAAGAAGAGTTATTAAAAGGGGTCGATGATTTTCTCGGAAAATTAGCTATGCTTGGTATTGATGTCGATAAAAATACAAATGATTTACTCGTTCAGAATATTGTCGGTGACTTTGATATAGGACGAGAAATAGATCTTTCAGCCCTGTCTATTGCACTTGGCCTTGAGAATATTGAGTATGAGCCTGAACAGTTTCCGGGAATCATATATCGAGGGGGTGGAAATTCCACGGTTCTTCTCTTTAACTCCGGGAAATGCGTTATCACTGGCTCAAAATCTTATTTGGAGCTTGTTCAGGCCAGAGATGATATAATTAGGATCCTCTCAAAACATGGCCTTGAAACGGATCTTGAAGAGTACAACGTAATCTCTTCGGAGGAGAATGGTTCCGATAGTAGTAAAGAATAA
- the pglZ gene encoding BREX-5 system phosphatase PglZ produces the protein MQATQTLPDAAKDTIRRKFDRAESNDPIVLWWDDGNYLEDILQQACAELGVPLKTAEKTPLELRADPVDGEQVWYVPHVKEPADREGDYDWFRDVQHTGSEVEMSIEDLTVHVFGSEQLQAWELKNATQSDNPQQRREIARILHDQLTGGQLPTLEQLRTQIVTGGYTDPVAFVLENGWADIDDDPQTVDQMKDLLTSEGVDAVADESEPTTIETQTRRWAVAEWLIHAGADADRFPSKFRAETAGAHDLPELKSLLNNTTSPDLIADRYLGEAVWPDVVDTIDDPWELSSCIVDAALERRLWDEWHASFDVGDYEECLDRAEERYEALLGSEDIHGNYRGAYGPDSPWTQTWEQAAEVARLAHQLDTWDENVNDDVVSLYADEDDGTWQIDNAILNLVVSGEPETDLPGNHPATKTLDDLRTQLQSEYVDYLEDLGDLVTETIEAGAPFVDEDHAYQFFTKESDGLESGQTVALFVIDALRLDLARRLADELREYVATIPADAPEFAVEESVWLGTLPSETEFGKAALTPGEVQMFDISLVDGDLLPLRNNREVNTNRRNSLLDGDGWTVTREEDEGWQSTRVAYFKNDLDNMGEKELSDLEEMLAQRVDSLAEFIGTKVEQGEWDQAYVLTDHGFVLLPHDVTPGKISRPTESTDSGRRWVAGENVDEDSPGVLLDASTRLGYLDANVSAFASPLRRFSKQGVGDARFYHGGLLPQEFVLDFISITQG, from the coding sequence ATGCAAGCTACCCAAACTCTCCCTGACGCTGCAAAAGACACAATCCGCCGCAAATTCGACCGCGCAGAGTCGAACGACCCGATCGTTCTCTGGTGGGACGACGGTAACTACCTCGAAGACATCCTCCAGCAGGCCTGTGCCGAACTCGGCGTCCCGCTGAAGACTGCCGAAAAAACACCGCTGGAACTCCGTGCTGACCCAGTCGACGGTGAGCAGGTCTGGTACGTTCCACACGTCAAAGAGCCAGCCGACAGAGAAGGTGACTACGACTGGTTTCGGGACGTCCAGCACACGGGGAGCGAGGTGGAGATGAGCATCGAGGATCTCACCGTCCACGTCTTCGGGAGCGAACAGCTCCAAGCGTGGGAACTGAAGAACGCCACCCAATCCGACAACCCTCAGCAGCGCCGGGAGATCGCGCGAATCCTCCACGACCAACTCACCGGCGGCCAGCTCCCGACGCTCGAACAACTCCGTACCCAGATCGTCACCGGGGGCTATACCGATCCGGTGGCGTTCGTGCTGGAGAACGGCTGGGCAGATATCGACGACGATCCCCAGACCGTCGACCAGATGAAGGACTTGCTGACCAGCGAGGGCGTCGACGCGGTCGCCGACGAGAGCGAGCCTACGACCATCGAAACCCAGACGCGTCGGTGGGCGGTCGCGGAGTGGTTGATTCACGCTGGCGCCGACGCCGACCGCTTCCCCAGCAAGTTCCGGGCCGAAACCGCCGGCGCTCACGACCTGCCGGAACTCAAGTCACTGCTGAACAACACGACCTCGCCCGATCTGATCGCCGACCGCTACCTCGGGGAGGCGGTGTGGCCCGACGTAGTCGATACCATCGACGATCCGTGGGAACTGTCGAGTTGTATCGTAGACGCTGCACTCGAACGCCGTCTCTGGGATGAGTGGCACGCGTCCTTCGACGTCGGTGACTACGAGGAGTGTCTCGATCGTGCCGAGGAACGGTACGAAGCCCTCCTCGGGAGCGAGGACATCCACGGGAACTACCGAGGCGCATACGGCCCGGATAGCCCGTGGACGCAAACGTGGGAGCAGGCCGCCGAGGTGGCCCGTCTCGCACATCAGCTCGACACGTGGGACGAGAACGTGAACGACGACGTCGTCTCCCTGTACGCGGACGAGGATGACGGTACGTGGCAGATCGACAACGCCATCCTTAATCTCGTCGTCTCCGGCGAACCGGAGACTGACCTTCCCGGCAACCACCCGGCGACCAAAACGCTGGACGACCTCCGCACCCAGCTCCAGTCGGAGTACGTCGACTACCTCGAAGACCTCGGCGACCTCGTCACTGAGACCATCGAGGCTGGCGCTCCATTCGTCGACGAGGATCACGCCTACCAGTTCTTCACCAAGGAATCCGACGGCCTCGAGAGCGGGCAGACGGTCGCGCTGTTCGTCATCGACGCCCTTCGACTCGACCTTGCCCGTCGCCTCGCGGACGAACTCCGCGAGTACGTGGCGACCATCCCGGCCGACGCGCCCGAGTTCGCCGTCGAAGAGAGTGTCTGGCTCGGGACACTACCCTCGGAGACCGAGTTCGGGAAGGCCGCCCTCACGCCCGGTGAAGTCCAGATGTTCGACATCTCGCTCGTCGATGGCGACCTATTGCCGCTCCGCAACAACCGTGAAGTCAACACAAACCGACGCAACTCGCTGCTGGATGGTGACGGCTGGACGGTCACGCGCGAGGAAGACGAGGGCTGGCAGTCGACGCGTGTGGCCTACTTCAAGAATGACCTCGACAATATGGGTGAGAAGGAACTCAGCGATCTCGAAGAGATGCTTGCCCAGCGTGTCGACTCTCTCGCGGAATTCATTGGCACGAAGGTCGAACAGGGCGAGTGGGATCAGGCCTACGTCCTGACCGACCACGGGTTCGTCCTCCTGCCTCACGACGTAACCCCGGGGAAAATCTCACGACCGACGGAGTCGACAGACTCCGGTCGTCGGTGGGTTGCCGGCGAGAACGTCGACGAGGACTCGCCCGGTGTGCTGCTCGACGCCAGCACTCGGTTGGGATATCTCGACGCCAACGTCAGCGCCTTCGCGAGCCCGCTCAGGCGGTTC